In the Streptomyces formicae genome, one interval contains:
- a CDS encoding leucyl aminopeptidase translates to MTALTLSTAAASGLRADAIVVGVAKGAGSKGGLVVAFGAEAVDKAYDGKLASVLETLGASGGEGEVTKLPAPSGFKAPVVVAVGLGEVPEKDETYGTDALRRAAGAAARALTGVKKAGFALPVDQAGDIGAIAEGALLGAYSFDAYKDRGDAKDTKKKGKDAKAPLAEVALLGGKPRDKAYKAAVERAVAVAEEMNRARDLINTPPNDLDPEAFAAVATAAAKEHGIKVQVLDEKALTKGGFGGILGVGVGSDAPPRLVKLSYTSSKAKKHLAFVGKGITYDSGGISLKPAGHNETMKCDMAGAAAVFAAVVAAARLGLEVNVTGWLALAENMPSGSATRPGDVLRMYSGKTVEVLNTDAEGRLVLADAIAKASEDKPDAIVDVATLTGAMMVALGSRTFGIVSNDDAFRTSVHEIAEEAGEPSWPMPLPAHLRKGMESPTADIANIGERMGGGLVAGLFLQEFVGEGITWAHLDIAGPAFNEGGTFGYTPKGGTGTAVRTLVALAEHTAAGDLG, encoded by the coding sequence GTGACTGCTCTGACTCTCAGCACCGCCGCCGCGTCCGGCCTGCGCGCCGACGCGATCGTCGTCGGTGTCGCCAAGGGCGCTGGATCCAAGGGGGGCCTGGTCGTCGCGTTCGGCGCCGAGGCCGTGGACAAGGCGTACGACGGCAAGCTCGCGTCCGTCCTGGAGACCCTCGGCGCCTCCGGCGGCGAGGGCGAGGTGACGAAGCTTCCCGCGCCCTCCGGCTTCAAGGCTCCGGTCGTCGTCGCGGTCGGCCTCGGCGAGGTCCCCGAGAAGGACGAGACGTACGGCACGGACGCGCTGCGCCGCGCCGCCGGTGCCGCCGCCCGCGCCCTGACCGGCGTCAAGAAGGCCGGCTTCGCGCTCCCCGTCGACCAGGCCGGGGACATCGGCGCCATCGCCGAGGGCGCTCTGCTCGGCGCCTACTCCTTCGACGCCTACAAGGACCGGGGCGACGCCAAGGACACGAAGAAGAAGGGCAAGGACGCCAAGGCCCCGCTGGCCGAGGTCGCCCTGCTCGGCGGCAAGCCCCGCGACAAGGCGTACAAGGCCGCCGTCGAGCGCGCCGTCGCCGTCGCCGAGGAGATGAACCGCGCCCGCGACCTCATCAACACCCCGCCGAACGACCTCGACCCCGAGGCCTTCGCCGCGGTCGCCACCGCGGCCGCCAAGGAGCACGGCATCAAGGTCCAGGTGCTCGACGAGAAGGCGCTCACCAAGGGCGGCTTCGGCGGCATCCTCGGCGTCGGCGTCGGCTCGGACGCCCCGCCGCGCCTGGTCAAGCTCTCGTACACGAGCTCCAAGGCGAAGAAGCACCTCGCCTTCGTCGGCAAGGGCATCACGTACGACTCGGGCGGCATCTCGCTCAAGCCCGCGGGGCACAACGAGACCATGAAGTGCGACATGGCCGGTGCCGCCGCCGTCTTCGCCGCCGTCGTGGCCGCCGCGCGCCTGGGCCTCGAGGTGAACGTCACCGGCTGGCTGGCGCTCGCCGAGAACATGCCCTCGGGCTCCGCGACCCGCCCCGGCGACGTCCTGCGGATGTACAGCGGCAAGACCGTCGAGGTCCTGAACACCGACGCCGAGGGCCGTCTCGTCCTCGCCGACGCGATCGCCAAGGCCTCCGAGGACAAGCCCGACGCGATCGTCGACGTGGCGACGCTGACCGGCGCCATGATGGTCGCGCTCGGCAGCCGCACCTTCGGCATCGTCTCCAACGACGACGCGTTCCGCACCTCGGTCCACGAGATCGCCGAGGAGGCGGGCGAGCCGTCCTGGCCGATGCCGCTCCCCGCCCACCTGCGCAAGGGCATGGAGTCCCCCACCGCCGACATCGCCAACATCGGCGAGCGCATGGGCGGCGGCCTGGTGGCGGGCCTCTTCCTCCAGGAGTTCGTGGGCGAGGGCATCACCTGGGCGCACCTGGACATCGCGGGCCCGGCCTTCAACGAGGGCGGCACGTTCGGCTACACGCCCAAGGGCGGCACCGGCACCGCGGTCCGCACCCTGGTCGCGCTCGCCGAGCACACCGCCGCGGGCGACCTCGGCTGA
- a CDS encoding GntR family transcriptional regulator: MTAPVVHSLREQIREHIVEGIVSGRWKPGERIVERRIAVELEVSQTPVREALRELETLRLIESAPNKGVRVRNLTAADLEESYPVRAGLEAIAAELAAERLAEDCSALEPHVAALYEADRAADGTGQVRHTVGFHRELVRAADNSVLLHTWEGLGIEVFTALSIRWLGTVQQSYAEEHEALVSAFRRRDPAIAELVKSHVLGCAPRA, encoded by the coding sequence ATGACCGCGCCCGTCGTTCACTCGCTGCGCGAACAGATCCGCGAGCACATCGTGGAGGGGATCGTCAGCGGGCGCTGGAAGCCGGGCGAGCGCATCGTGGAGCGCCGGATCGCGGTGGAGCTGGAGGTTTCCCAGACCCCGGTCCGCGAGGCGCTGCGCGAGCTGGAGACGCTGCGGCTCATCGAATCGGCCCCCAACAAGGGCGTACGCGTACGCAACCTGACCGCCGCCGATCTGGAGGAGAGCTACCCGGTGCGGGCGGGGCTCGAAGCCATCGCGGCGGAGCTGGCGGCGGAGCGGCTCGCCGAGGACTGCTCGGCCCTGGAGCCCCACGTCGCGGCCCTCTACGAGGCGGACAGGGCCGCGGACGGCACCGGGCAGGTGCGGCACACCGTCGGCTTCCACCGCGAGCTGGTGCGGGCCGCGGACAACTCGGTGCTCCTGCACACCTGGGAGGGCCTGGGCATCGAGGTGTTCACCGCGCTCTCCATCCGCTGGCTCGGCACGGTCCAGCAGTCGTACGCGGAGGAGCACGAGGCCCTCGTCTCGGCGTTCCGGCGCCGCGATCCCGCCATCGCGGAGCTGGTGAAGTCCCACGTCCTGGGCTGCGCGCCGCGGGCCTGA
- a CDS encoding class I SAM-dependent methyltransferase, which yields MTTDVAQRVAERRPAYLAELALGTERFHEPRRTECPWCGSSRLRVRLRTTDLVQHKPGTFTLDRCDACAHTFQNPRLTPEGQDFYRADSYDGPGAAETEKLLGAEPGTRRQLSRARALRAFDEPECWLDVGTGRARFPALARQILPYTSFDGLDPGDGVEEAVRRGRVEEGHRGTLTELADSLAGRYDAMSMFHYLAHRPDPREELRAARTVLRPGGHLMIEAPDPECRYTGLLGKWWGSFRQPRHLHLVPLGNLEKELTELGFTVVGVERRAPHVPSDLATAVALLLESRFPKADVPWRARPATPLQLTLRQAARWTSAPLVAAARALDRTLPPLLTRTGFSNAYRVIARRGDDA from the coding sequence ATGACCACGGATGTCGCCCAGCGGGTCGCCGAGCGCCGCCCCGCCTACCTCGCCGAACTCGCCCTGGGCACCGAGCGGTTCCACGAGCCGCGCCGCACCGAGTGCCCCTGGTGCGGTTCCTCGCGGCTGCGGGTCAGGCTGCGCACCACCGACCTCGTCCAGCACAAGCCGGGCACCTTCACGCTCGACCGGTGCGACGCCTGCGCCCACACCTTCCAGAACCCCCGCCTCACCCCCGAGGGGCAGGACTTCTACCGTGCGGACTCCTACGACGGCCCCGGCGCCGCGGAGACCGAGAAGCTCCTCGGCGCCGAGCCCGGCACCAGGCGCCAGCTCTCCCGCGCCCGCGCCCTGCGCGCCTTCGACGAGCCCGAGTGCTGGCTGGACGTCGGCACGGGCCGCGCGCGCTTCCCCGCTCTGGCCCGGCAGATCCTGCCGTACACCTCCTTCGACGGGCTCGACCCGGGCGACGGCGTCGAGGAGGCCGTGCGGCGCGGCCGCGTCGAGGAGGGCCACCGCGGCACCCTCACCGAGCTGGCCGACTCCCTCGCGGGCCGCTACGACGCGATGAGCATGTTCCACTACCTGGCGCACCGCCCCGACCCGCGCGAGGAGCTCAGGGCCGCGAGGACCGTGCTGCGCCCCGGCGGCCATCTGATGATCGAGGCCCCCGACCCCGAGTGCCGCTACACCGGGCTGCTCGGCAAGTGGTGGGGCTCCTTCCGCCAGCCGCGGCACCTGCACCTCGTGCCGCTCGGCAACCTGGAGAAGGAGCTGACGGAGCTCGGCTTCACGGTCGTCGGCGTTGAGCGCCGCGCGCCGCACGTGCCGTCCGACCTGGCGACGGCCGTGGCGCTCCTCCTCGAAAGCCGCTTCCCGAAGGCCGACGTCCCCTGGCGGGCCAGACCCGCGACGCCGCTCCAGCTCACGCTGCGTCAGGCCGCGCGGTGGACCTCCGCGCCACTGGTCGCCGCCGCCCGCGCCCTCGACAGGACCCTGCCCCCGCTCCTCACCCGCACCGGCTTCTCCAACGCCTACCGGGTCATCGCGCGCAGGGGCGACGACGCCTGA
- a CDS encoding phosphatidylglycerol lysyltransferase domain-containing protein, with product MGDEQNIGRRELRRSTTRRRAAGFAVWYLRAVTFINFLSAVWVSLGQDLRQHNTENYFTPYLLTAGFASGLFTLFLAITMRRRKRAAWILNLVLSGLFLLLFAFAMIFPEIRAYAQNWISLVLTAAFVASLIVGRKEFYAKGDRSNPKLASAVAVGGLLVTSLIATLLVTLTNTAHDDYRSTFLDRWRYGVMRLVSLAADDKRFEGITTPGWVNVAINVLSALLLCAVLYAAFRSRRAVDPLTETDEEKLRALLDQHGERDSLGYFSLRREKSVVWSPTGKAAVAYRVVGGVSLASGDPIGDPEAWPGAIEPWLAEAREHGWLPAVMGASEEAGTIYARHGLDALELGDEAIVEISEFTLEGRAMRTVRQAYNRVKRAGYTVRIRRHEDIPADEMAYLLERADDWRDGATERGFSMALGRLGDPADGQCVMLECTDGDGELRAVLSFVPWGPHGLSLDLMRRDRDSENGLMEFMVIELLQRAPEIKITQVSLNFAMFRSVFERGSRLGAGPVLRMWRSLLSFFSRWWQIESLYRANAKYRPIWEPRFLLFEKSGDLLRIGIASARAEGFLEAPGLPKWLHRKHLESRR from the coding sequence ATGGGAGATGAGCAGAACATCGGGCGCCGAGAACTACGCCGCAGCACCACGCGGCGCAGAGCCGCGGGCTTCGCCGTCTGGTATCTGCGCGCCGTCACCTTCATCAATTTCCTGAGCGCGGTCTGGGTCTCCCTGGGGCAGGACCTGCGGCAGCACAACACGGAGAACTACTTCACTCCGTACCTGCTGACCGCGGGCTTCGCCTCCGGTCTCTTCACCCTGTTCCTCGCGATCACCATGCGGCGCCGCAAGCGCGCCGCATGGATCCTCAACCTCGTGCTCAGCGGGCTCTTCCTGCTGCTCTTCGCCTTCGCGATGATCTTCCCGGAGATCCGCGCGTACGCGCAGAACTGGATCTCGCTCGTCCTGACCGCCGCGTTCGTCGCGTCGCTGATCGTCGGGCGCAAGGAGTTCTACGCGAAGGGCGACCGCTCCAACCCCAAGCTGGCCTCCGCCGTCGCGGTCGGCGGGCTCCTGGTGACCTCGCTGATCGCGACACTGTTGGTCACCCTCACCAACACCGCCCACGACGACTACCGCTCGACCTTCCTGGACCGCTGGCGCTACGGCGTCATGCGCCTGGTCTCGCTGGCCGCCGACGACAAGCGCTTCGAGGGCATCACCACCCCCGGGTGGGTCAACGTCGCCATCAACGTGCTCAGCGCGCTGCTGCTCTGTGCCGTCCTGTACGCGGCGTTCCGCTCCCGCAGGGCCGTCGACCCGCTCACCGAGACGGACGAGGAGAAGCTGCGCGCCCTGCTCGACCAGCACGGCGAGCGCGACTCCCTCGGCTACTTCTCGCTGCGCCGCGAGAAGAGCGTCGTGTGGTCCCCGACCGGCAAGGCGGCGGTCGCCTACCGCGTGGTGGGCGGGGTCTCGCTGGCGTCCGGCGACCCCATCGGCGACCCGGAGGCCTGGCCCGGCGCCATCGAGCCGTGGCTGGCCGAGGCCCGCGAGCACGGCTGGCTCCCCGCCGTGATGGGCGCGAGCGAGGAGGCGGGCACGATCTACGCCCGGCACGGCCTCGACGCCCTGGAGCTGGGCGACGAAGCCATCGTGGAGATCAGCGAGTTCACCCTGGAGGGCCGTGCCATGCGCACCGTCCGCCAGGCGTACAACCGCGTGAAGCGCGCCGGGTACACCGTCCGCATCCGCCGCCACGAGGACATCCCCGCCGACGAGATGGCCTACCTCCTGGAGCGTGCCGACGACTGGCGCGACGGCGCCACCGAGCGCGGCTTCTCGATGGCGCTCGGGCGGCTCGGCGACCCGGCGGACGGGCAGTGCGTGATGCTCGAATGCACCGACGGCGACGGCGAACTGCGCGCGGTGCTCTCCTTCGTGCCGTGGGGCCCGCACGGGCTCTCCCTGGACCTGATGCGGCGCGACCGCGACTCCGAGAACGGCCTGATGGAGTTCATGGTGATCGAACTCCTCCAGCGCGCCCCCGAGATCAAGATCACTCAGGTCTCGCTCAACTTCGCCATGTTCAGGTCGGTCTTCGAACGTGGTTCGCGACTCGGCGCGGGCCCGGTCCTGCGCATGTGGCGCTCGCTGCTCAGCTTCTTCTCCCGCTGGTGGCAGATCGAGTCGCTCTACCGCGCCAACGCGAAGTACCGGCCGATCTGGGAACCCCGGTTCCTCCTCTTCGAGAAGAGCGGTGACCTGCTGCGCATCGGCATCGCGTCCGCGCGCGCCGAGGGCTTCCTCGAAGCCCCCGGACTGCCGAAGTGGCTGCACCGCAAACACCTGGAGTCGAGACGATGA
- the lpdA gene encoding dihydrolipoyl dehydrogenase, which yields MANDASTVFDLVILGGGSGGYAAALRGAQLGLDVALIEKNKLGGTCLHNGCIPTKALLHAGEIADQAREADQFGVKATFEGIDIAAVHKYKDDVITGLYKGLQGLVASRKVTYIEGEGKLSSPTSVDVNGQRVQGRHVLLATGSVPKSLPGLEIDGNRIISSDHALTLDRVPESAIILGGGVIGVEFASAWKSFGTDVTVIEGLKHLVPVEDENSSKLLERAFRKRGIKFNLGTFFEKAEYTENGVRVTLADGKTFEAEVLLVAIGRGPVSAGLGYEEQGVAMDRGYVLVDEYMQTNVPTISAVGDLVPTLQLAHVGFAEGMLVAERLAGLKTVPVDYDGVPKVTYCHPEVASVGITEAKAKEIYGADKVVALKYNLAGNGKSKILKTAGEIKLVQVKDGAVVGVHMVGDRMGEQVGEAQLIYNWEALPAEVAQLIHAHPTQNEALGEAHLALAGKPLHSHD from the coding sequence GTGGCGAACGACGCCAGCACCGTTTTCGACCTAGTGATCCTCGGCGGCGGTAGCGGCGGTTACGCCGCGGCCCTGCGCGGAGCGCAGCTGGGCCTGGACGTCGCACTGATCGAGAAGAACAAGCTCGGCGGCACCTGCCTGCACAACGGCTGCATCCCCACGAAGGCGCTGCTGCACGCCGGCGAGATCGCCGACCAGGCGCGCGAGGCCGACCAGTTCGGCGTGAAGGCCACCTTCGAGGGCATCGACATCGCGGCCGTCCACAAGTACAAGGACGACGTGATCACCGGCCTGTACAAGGGCCTCCAGGGTCTCGTCGCCTCCCGCAAGGTGACGTACATCGAGGGCGAGGGCAAGCTCTCGTCCCCGACCTCCGTGGACGTGAACGGCCAGCGTGTCCAGGGCCGCCACGTCCTCCTCGCGACCGGCTCCGTGCCGAAGTCGCTGCCCGGCCTGGAGATCGACGGCAACCGGATCATCTCCTCGGACCACGCGCTGACCCTGGACCGCGTCCCGGAGTCCGCGATCATCCTGGGCGGCGGCGTCATCGGCGTCGAGTTCGCCTCGGCGTGGAAGTCCTTCGGGACCGACGTCACGGTCATCGAGGGCCTCAAGCACCTCGTGCCCGTCGAGGACGAGAACAGCTCCAAGCTTCTTGAGCGCGCCTTCCGCAAGCGCGGCATCAAGTTCAACCTCGGCACGTTCTTCGAGAAGGCCGAGTACACCGAGAACGGCGTGCGCGTCACCCTCGCCGACGGCAAGACCTTCGAGGCCGAGGTCCTCCTGGTCGCCATCGGCCGCGGCCCGGTCTCGGCCGGTCTCGGCTACGAGGAGCAGGGCGTCGCCATGGACCGCGGCTACGTCCTGGTCGACGAGTACATGCAGACCAACGTGCCGACGATCTCGGCCGTCGGTGACCTGGTGCCGACCCTCCAGCTCGCGCACGTCGGCTTCGCCGAGGGCATGCTGGTGGCAGAGCGCCTGGCCGGTCTCAAGACCGTTCCCGTCGACTACGACGGCGTGCCGAAGGTGACGTACTGCCACCCCGAGGTCGCCTCCGTGGGCATCACCGAGGCCAAGGCCAAGGAGATCTACGGCGCGGACAAGGTCGTCGCCCTCAAGTACAACCTCGCGGGCAACGGCAAGAGCAAGATCCTCAAGACCGCGGGCGAGATCAAGCTCGTCCAGGTCAAGGACGGTGCCGTCGTCGGCGTCCACATGGTCGGCGACCGCATGGGCGAGCAGGTCGGCGAAGCCCAGCTGATCTACAACTGGGAAGCGCTGCCGGCCGAGGTGGCCCAGCTCATCCACGCCCACCCGACGCAGAACGAGGCGCTGGGCGAGGCCCACCTCGCCCTGGCGGGCAAGCCGCTGCACTCCCACGACTGA
- the sucB gene encoding 2-oxoglutarate dehydrogenase, E2 component, dihydrolipoamide succinyltransferase yields the protein MAVSVSLPALGESVTEGTVTRWLKAEGERVEADEPLLEVSTDKVDTEIPSPAAGILASIKVAEDETVEVGAELAVIDDGSGAPAAEAPAPAAEPAPEAPAAEAPAAPAPAAEAPAAAAPAAGGSAEGTDITLPALGESVTEGTVTRWLKEVGEEVAADEPLLEVSTDKVDTEIPSPVAGVLLEIVVGEDETAEVGAKLAVIGAPGAAPAAAAPAAAAPAAPAEAPAPAAPAAPAPAAPAPAPAAPAAPAAAAPAAPAKPAAQAPAPAQPAAPAAPAPVTPADDGAYVTPLVRKLASENGVNLSEVKGTGVGGRIRKQDVLAAAEAKKSAPAPAAAAAPAASKAPALEVSPLRGQTVKMTRMRKVIGDNMMKALHSQAQLTSVVEVDITKLMKLRAKAKDSFAAREGVKLSPMPFFVKAAAQALKAHPVVNARINDDEGTITYFDSENIGIAVDAEKGLMTPVIKGAGDLNIAGISKKTAELAGKARGGGLTPDDMSGATFTISNTGSRGALFDTVIVPPNQAAILGIGATVKRPVVINHPDLGETIAVRDMTYLSLSYDHRLVDGADAARYLTAVKAILEAGEFEVELGL from the coding sequence ATGGCGGTTTCCGTATCCCTTCCGGCGCTCGGCGAGAGCGTCACCGAGGGCACTGTCACCCGTTGGCTGAAGGCCGAAGGCGAGCGCGTCGAGGCCGACGAGCCGCTGCTCGAGGTGTCGACCGACAAGGTCGACACCGAGATCCCCTCGCCGGCCGCCGGCATCCTGGCCTCCATCAAGGTCGCCGAGGACGAGACCGTCGAGGTCGGCGCCGAGCTGGCCGTCATCGACGACGGCTCCGGCGCCCCCGCCGCCGAGGCTCCGGCCCCGGCCGCCGAGCCCGCCCCCGAGGCCCCCGCCGCCGAGGCCCCCGCCGCTCCGGCTCCGGCCGCCGAGGCGCCCGCCGCTGCCGCTCCGGCCGCCGGTGGTTCCGCCGAGGGCACCGACATCACGCTGCCCGCGCTCGGTGAGTCGGTCACCGAGGGCACCGTCACCCGTTGGCTGAAGGAGGTCGGCGAGGAGGTCGCGGCCGACGAGCCCCTCCTGGAGGTCTCGACGGACAAGGTCGACACCGAGATCCCCTCGCCGGTCGCGGGCGTGCTGCTCGAGATCGTCGTCGGTGAGGACGAGACCGCCGAGGTCGGCGCCAAGCTCGCCGTCATCGGTGCGCCGGGTGCCGCGCCCGCCGCTGCCGCTCCGGCCGCCGCCGCTCCGGCCGCGCCCGCCGAGGCTCCGGCTCCGGCCGCCCCCGCCGCTCCGGCCCCCGCTGCTCCGGCTCCGGCTCCCGCCGCCCCGGCCGCGCCCGCCGCTGCCGCCCCGGCCGCTCCGGCCAAGCCCGCGGCTCAGGCTCCGGCCCCGGCCCAGCCCGCCGCTCCCGCCGCCCCGGCCCCGGTCACCCCGGCCGACGACGGTGCCTACGTGACCCCGCTGGTCCGTAAGCTCGCGTCCGAGAACGGTGTGAACCTCTCCGAGGTCAAGGGCACCGGCGTCGGTGGCCGCATCCGCAAGCAGGACGTGCTCGCCGCCGCCGAGGCCAAGAAGTCGGCTCCGGCTCCGGCCGCCGCCGCTGCTCCGGCCGCGTCGAAGGCCCCGGCCCTGGAGGTCTCCCCCCTCCGCGGCCAGACGGTCAAGATGACCCGCATGCGCAAGGTCATCGGCGACAACATGATGAAGGCGCTGCACTCGCAGGCCCAGCTGACCTCGGTCGTCGAGGTCGACATCACCAAGCTGATGAAGCTGCGCGCCAAGGCGAAGGACTCCTTCGCGGCTCGTGAGGGCGTCAAGCTCTCCCCGATGCCGTTCTTCGTCAAGGCCGCCGCCCAGGCGCTGAAGGCCCACCCGGTCGTCAACGCCCGGATCAACGACGACGAAGGCACCATCACGTACTTCGACTCGGAGAACATCGGCATCGCCGTGGACGCCGAGAAGGGTCTGATGACGCCGGTCATCAAGGGTGCGGGCGACCTGAACATCGCCGGCATCTCCAAGAAGACCGCCGAGCTGGCGGGCAAGGCGCGCGGTGGCGGCCTCACGCCGGACGACATGTCCGGCGCGACCTTCACCATCTCCAACACCGGTTCGCGCGGCGCCCTGTTCGACACGGTCATCGTGCCGCCGAACCAGGCCGCGATCCTGGGCATCGGTGCCACGGTCAAGCGTCCGGTCGTCATCAACCACCCGGACCTCGGCGAGACCATCGCCGTCCGTGACATGACGTACCTGTCGCTCTCCTACGACCACCGTCTGGTGGACGGCGCGGACGCCGCCCGCTACCTGACCGCGGTCAAGGCGATCCTCGAGGCCGGCGAGTTCGAGGTCGAGCTCGGCCTGTAG
- the cobT gene encoding nicotinate-nucleotide--dimethylbenzimidazole phosphoribosyltransferase has translation MSSLNLDDFTDLIERPDGGVRRDAEERRERQVLPPGALGRLDELGEWLSAAQSAVPVRPVERPRAVLFAGDHGIAELGVSARPAGGAADLVRSVLSGTSPVALLARRLDVPVRVVDMALDCDPGELPAEVAGHRVRRGSGRIDIEDALTAEEAEQAVRAGMAVADEEADSGTDLVVLGDISVGGTTPAATLIAALCGTDASVVTGRGGEAIDDLAWMRKCAAVRDSLRRARPVLGDQLELLAAVGGADLAAMTGFLLQCAVRRTPVILDGVVASAAALVAQRIAFRSPDWWLAGHDSGEPAQAKALDRMALEPLLNHGVKVGEGAGALLALPLVQAAAALSAELPERAEDKETEPQETAVTDAEQPE, from the coding sequence ATGAGCTCGCTGAATCTCGACGACTTCACCGACCTGATCGAGCGGCCCGACGGCGGGGTGCGCCGCGACGCCGAGGAACGCAGGGAGCGGCAGGTCCTGCCGCCCGGGGCCCTCGGCCGCCTCGACGAACTCGGCGAGTGGCTCTCGGCGGCCCAGTCGGCGGTCCCCGTCCGCCCCGTCGAGCGGCCGCGCGCGGTGCTCTTCGCGGGCGACCACGGGATCGCCGAACTCGGCGTATCGGCACGGCCCGCGGGCGGCGCCGCCGACCTCGTGCGCTCCGTGCTCTCGGGCACGAGCCCGGTCGCGCTGCTCGCGCGCCGCCTCGACGTGCCCGTCCGGGTCGTCGACATGGCGCTCGACTGCGACCCCGGCGAGCTGCCCGCCGAGGTCGCGGGCCACCGGGTGCGGCGCGGCTCGGGCCGCATCGACATCGAGGACGCGCTGACCGCCGAGGAGGCCGAGCAGGCGGTGCGCGCGGGCATGGCCGTCGCCGACGAGGAGGCGGACTCCGGTACCGACCTGGTCGTCCTCGGCGACATCAGCGTCGGCGGTACGACGCCCGCGGCGACGCTGATCGCCGCGCTCTGCGGCACCGACGCCTCCGTGGTGACGGGCCGGGGCGGCGAGGCCATCGACGACCTGGCGTGGATGCGCAAGTGCGCGGCGGTGCGGGACTCCCTGCGGCGGGCCAGGCCCGTGCTCGGCGACCAGCTGGAGCTGCTCGCCGCGGTGGGCGGGGCCGATCTGGCCGCGATGACCGGGTTCCTGCTGCAGTGCGCGGTGCGCCGTACGCCCGTGATCCTGGACGGCGTGGTGGCGTCCGCCGCCGCGCTGGTGGCCCAGCGGATCGCCTTCCGCTCGCCCGACTGGTGGCTCGCGGGGCACGACAGCGGGGAGCCCGCGCAGGCGAAGGCGCTGGACCGGATGGCCCTCGAACCGCTCCTGAACCACGGGGTCAAGGTCGGCGAGGGCGCGGGGGCCCTGCTCGCGCTGCCGCTCGTGCAGGCCGCCGCGGCGCTCTCGGCGGAGCTGCCGGAGCGGGCCGAGGACAAGGAGACCGAGCCGCAGGAGACCGCCGTCACGGACGCCGAGCAGCCGGAATAG
- a CDS encoding adenosylcobinamide-GDP ribazoletransferase, translated as MSRTSPADGIRFAFGTLTALPVHVTRWDRGAARAGMQWAPLAGLVIGLCSAAAGGALLALGAGPLVAAVATAAVPAALTRGLHLDGLADTADGLGSAKPAEDALRVMKQSDIGPFGVITLLFVLFAQVAVFFQLYDASWARGAAAAVVSAVTARLALTLAARAGVPPARPEGLGAAVAGVVPRGRALLVAAVVVAAAGGAGALFGAYDAVRCAAAALLACGAAELLLRHCVRRFGGVTGDVFGGLAETAATASLIVLALG; from the coding sequence GTGTCCAGAACCTCCCCCGCCGACGGCATACGTTTCGCCTTCGGCACCCTCACCGCGCTCCCCGTCCACGTCACCCGCTGGGACCGCGGAGCGGCCCGCGCGGGCATGCAGTGGGCGCCCCTCGCCGGTCTGGTGATCGGCCTGTGCTCGGCCGCCGCGGGCGGCGCGCTCCTCGCCCTCGGCGCGGGCCCCCTCGTCGCCGCCGTCGCGACCGCCGCCGTCCCCGCCGCCCTCACCCGCGGTCTGCACCTCGACGGCCTCGCCGACACCGCCGACGGCCTCGGCAGCGCCAAGCCCGCCGAGGACGCGCTGCGCGTCATGAAGCAGTCCGACATCGGCCCGTTCGGCGTCATCACGCTGCTCTTCGTGCTGTTCGCCCAGGTCGCGGTGTTCTTCCAGCTGTACGACGCCTCGTGGGCCAGGGGCGCGGCGGCCGCCGTCGTCTCGGCGGTCACGGCCCGGCTCGCCCTCACCCTGGCCGCCCGCGCGGGGGTGCCACCGGCCCGTCCCGAGGGGCTCGGCGCCGCCGTGGCCGGCGTGGTCCCGCGCGGCCGCGCGCTGCTCGTCGCGGCCGTCGTGGTGGCCGCCGCGGGGGGCGCGGGGGCGCTCTTCGGGGCGTACGACGCGGTGCGCTGCGCGGCCGCCGCGCTGCTGGCCTGCGGCGCCGCCGAGCTGCTCCTGCGGCACTGCGTTCGACGCTTCGGAGGCGTCACCGGGGACGTCTTCGGCGGCCTCGCGGAGACGGCGGCGACCGCCTCGCTGATCGTCCTCGCGCTCGGCTGA